The DNA sequence CCAAAAAGGCGACCGCACCCGCCAACGCGAGCACGGACACGACCATCAGGAACTTGTTCCCCGCATCTATCTTGAACTGTTGATCAGCCACTTCACTCCTCCGGGATCCTGGCCGGCTGCGGCCCCGTGTTCTTGCCCGTACCACTGGGGCCGCCCGAGACGGTCGCCGAGTATAGGCCATCCCCCGAGCGCTAGCCATATTCGGCGCCGGCACACGCTCAGGGAGCGCTCGGAACACCCCGATGCCGCTCGAAAGCTCTGGACGCCCCACGCGGCGGCTCGTATGATGGTGGGCTACGATGCGCCCGTAGCTCAGCTGGATAGAGCGCTGCCCTCCGGAGGCAGAGGCCAGGGGTTCGAATCCCTTCGGGCGCGCCATTTTCCATGACTTGCGTCACCCTTGAGCACATCCAGACTCACAACGTGACTCTTTCGTGACTCACCCTCCAGCTAACCGACCGCGAACCGGAGGTGCTCCGGCGCCAGGTTAACGTGAAAAAACCCGCAGCGCGCGTCCGGGGTGACCTGTAGGGCGGAAAAGCGCAGCGTCATCCGCCGCTCGGCGTTCGCGCCTCCCCGGCGCCGGATGGCGGATGACGGCCTTCGGCCTTTTCCGCCCTACGCCTACGCCTACGCCTACGCCTACGCCTACGCCTACGCCTACGCCTACGCCTACGCCTACGCCTACGCCTCTTTCATCATCGGGGGTGGCCGCTGGCCATGACAGTTAGCGTAGCGTTCGGTCATCGCCCCCCAAGGGTTGATGACGGTCACGCCAGACGCTTCATAGGGCGAGGTGTCTCGTGATGCCACAATGAATCCTTTCGATGCGGCAATGGCCGCGATGTAGCCGTCCGGCGTCGGAAAGCCGCGCCCGCCGTTTCTGGCTGTCACGGTCAGGTCGGCATAGTGGCGCGCTGCATCGGTGTCGAACGGCAAGACCCGATTCTTGAACAGCTCCAGCAGCTCGGTCAGGGCGCGATCGAGCAGGTTCTTGCGCTTTCCCGCTGGCAACGCCCGGATGCCGAACAGCAACTCGGCCAGGGGGACGCTGGACAGGTACAAGGTCCCGGCCGCCTGGTCGTTCAGCCAAGCCCTCACGGTCGCGTCCGGCTCCGGCCTCATCGCCTCGAAAACGACGTTGGTATCCAGGACAATCATTCAGTCGAAGCTCAACGGTTTGGCCGGCGTCTTGTCGCGCACACTCTCGAAGACGGCGAAATCATCGTCGGTCAGACCGATCTTGCGGCCGATGGCGGCCAGGGCCTCGCTCACGCGCACGCGCTTCTCCGGATTGACCGCGGTTGCCAGAATCTCGCGCACCTCGGCTTCCGTGCTGCGGCCGTGTTGAGCCGCCCGCACGCGCAAAGCGCGGTGCACGTCATCAGGCACGTTCCTTACAGTCAGGATCGCCATAATTCAAAACCTCTGATCTGCTGTCTATGACAGCAAACATGGTCTCGTGCAGTCACCCGTGCGAGCCTCGGTTTGCTGTCTGCCAACTGACTCGAAGCAAAGACTACCCGCAGACGGAAATCAGCGCTTCGCCGCGCCCTTGTGCTTAATGCTGATCCGTCACGACAGCTCTGCACCCCACAACACGCTCTTCACCCTCCTCAACACTGTCCTGTGTGGGCGAGAAGAGATTGCTGATAGCAGGGTTCGAAACGGGCAGTCGGAGGAAATGATCCACGGTCTGCGTTCGGACCCACCACGGACTCTGCCATGGCTCGTCTTGGGGCACCTCGCTCGGCCGGCATGTCGTTGTGCCGGGAAAAGTCCGGAACACGTGCCGGGAGATCGGTCAATCCTGGTCGTG is a window from the Thioalkalivibrio paradoxus ARh 1 genome containing:
- a CDS encoding type II toxin-antitoxin system VapC family toxin → MIVLDTNVVFEAMRPEPDATVRAWLNDQAAGTLYLSSVPLAELLFGIRALPAGKRKNLLDRALTELLELFKNRVLPFDTDAARHYADLTVTARNGGRGFPTPDGYIAAIAASKGFIVASRDTSPYEASGVTVINPWGAMTERYANCHGQRPPPMMKEA
- a CDS encoding FitA-like ribbon-helix-helix domain-containing protein; amino-acid sequence: MAILTVRNVPDDVHRALRVRAAQHGRSTEAEVREILATAVNPEKRVRVSEALAAIGRKIGLTDDDFAVFESVRDKTPAKPLSFD